In Paracoccus aminophilus JCM 7686, a single window of DNA contains:
- a CDS encoding ABC transporter ATP-binding protein, producing MLRKFMAYYKPHRRLFWLDFGSAVLSGLLELSFPLAITLFIDHLLPLGDWSLTIAAAIGLLLIYAFNTILMGIVIYWGHMLGIEIETEMRARAFSHLTRLSWRWYDRARTGKLVARVTRDLEEIGEVAHHGPEDLFIAIMTFVGALVLMIMLHPTLALVTAAIVPLTIWLVVIYGARMTNTWRQIYSRVGNFNVRLEEAIGGIRVVQAFANEKHEEKLFERDNRAYRATKLDAYRIMAVSSAIHYMGLRFVQVVVMVVGAGFVLQGTLTTGAFVGFLLLVGVFFRPLEKIAAVLETYPRGIAGFRRYLELLETEPEIADSADARPAPALRGQIAFEQVSFGYDLERPVLRDISLEVQAGETVAFVGPSGAGKTTLLALVPRFYEPDGGRITIDGLPLDKMTLDSLRSQIGIVSQDVFLFGSTLRDNIAYGRLGASDDEILAAAAKAQLATLIETLPEGLDTLVGERGVMLSGGQKQRVAIARAFLKNPPILILDEATSALDRETEREIQAALEALAVGRTTLVIAHRLTTIRNADRIVVMENGQMREAGAHHELISQGGLYARLAS from the coding sequence ATGTTGCGCAAGTTCATGGCCTATTACAAACCGCACCGACGGCTCTTCTGGCTCGATTTCGGTTCGGCGGTGCTTTCGGGGCTTCTGGAGCTGTCCTTCCCGCTGGCGATCACGCTCTTCATCGACCATCTGCTGCCCTTGGGCGATTGGTCGCTGACCATTGCCGCCGCCATCGGCCTTTTGCTGATCTATGCCTTCAACACCATCCTGATGGGGATCGTGATCTATTGGGGCCATATGCTTGGCATCGAAATCGAGACCGAGATGCGCGCCCGCGCCTTCTCGCATCTGACGCGGCTGTCCTGGCGCTGGTATGACCGGGCGCGCACCGGCAAGCTGGTGGCGCGCGTGACCCGCGACCTTGAAGAGATCGGCGAGGTCGCCCACCACGGGCCAGAGGATCTCTTCATCGCGATCATGACCTTCGTGGGCGCGCTGGTCCTGATGATCATGCTGCACCCGACGCTGGCGCTGGTCACGGCGGCCATCGTGCCGCTGACGATCTGGCTGGTGGTGATTTACGGCGCGCGCATGACCAACACCTGGCGCCAGATCTATTCTCGGGTCGGCAATTTCAACGTCCGTCTGGAAGAGGCGATTGGCGGCATCCGCGTGGTGCAGGCCTTCGCCAATGAAAAGCACGAGGAAAAGCTGTTCGAGCGCGACAACCGCGCCTATCGCGCGACCAAGCTCGACGCCTATCGGATCATGGCCGTGTCCAGCGCGATCCATTACATGGGGCTGCGCTTCGTTCAGGTCGTGGTCATGGTGGTCGGTGCGGGCTTTGTCTTGCAAGGCACGCTGACCACCGGCGCTTTCGTGGGCTTCCTGCTGCTGGTCGGGGTCTTCTTCCGCCCGCTCGAAAAGATCGCGGCGGTGCTGGAAACCTATCCGCGCGGCATCGCGGGCTTCCGGCGCTATCTTGAGCTGCTGGAAACCGAGCCCGAGATTGCCGACAGCGCCGACGCCCGCCCCGCTCCGGCGCTGCGCGGACAGATCGCGTTCGAGCAGGTCTCCTTCGGCTATGACCTCGAGCGCCCGGTGCTGCGCGATATCTCGCTGGAGGTGCAGGCCGGGGAAACCGTGGCCTTCGTCGGCCCCTCGGGCGCGGGCAAGACCACGCTTCTGGCGCTGGTGCCGCGCTTTTACGAACCCGATGGCGGGCGCATCACCATCGACGGGCTGCCTCTGGACAAGATGACGCTCGATTCCCTGCGCAGCCAGATCGGCATTGTCAGTCAGGATGTCTTCCTCTTCGGCTCGACCCTGCGCGACAACATCGCCTATGGCCGCCTCGGCGCGAGCGATGACGAGATCCTCGCCGCCGCCGCCAAGGCTCAGTTGGCGACGCTGATCGAGACCCTGCCGGAAGGGCTCGACACTTTGGTCGGCGAGCGTGGCGTGATGCTCTCGGGCGGGCAGAAGCAGCGCGTGGCGATTGCCCGCGCCTTCCTTAAAAACCCGCCGATCCTGATTTTGGACGAGGCGACCTCGGCGCTCGACCGCGAAACCGAGCGCGAGATTCAGGCCGCGCTCGAGGCTTTGGCGGTCGGACGCACGACGCTGGTCATCGCGCACCGCCTGACCACGATCCGCAACGCCGACCGCATCGTCGTGATGGAGAATGGCCAGATGCGCGAAGCGGGCGCCCATCACGAACTGATCTCGCAAGGTGGCCTTTACGCAAGGCTTGCAAGCTGA
- a CDS encoding siderophore-interacting protein produces MAQSDTETGTTGGKVLSERDHMGGLESVTLRVERIARPVPSVARVIGIIETQTPAIWAAVNVAIRIELEPGSGPRPVSRVYTLRSFDPETRRTEIDFVLHDDDTPAMRWLNAAGPGTEVMITGPRPHAGTFQRPGHPSAVFADETAVPALVTILAAWPKDAPGLVVVESADRAAFDELVIPAGVEARLILRAPDEPAGASGHLIRAAKALDPAQDWTIWAAGERVEMREIRSHFLAAGIARGHLFVEGYWKRGTSSTDIDRARLAHYEALVAAGKGLAEFEDSELAL; encoded by the coding sequence ATGGCGCAATCCGACACGGAAACCGGCACGACCGGCGGCAAAGTTCTGAGCGAGAGGGACCATATGGGCGGGCTCGAAAGCGTCACGCTGCGGGTCGAGCGCATCGCGCGCCCCGTGCCCTCGGTCGCCCGCGTCATCGGCATTATCGAGACCCAGACCCCCGCGATCTGGGCCGCCGTCAATGTCGCGATCCGCATCGAGCTGGAGCCCGGCTCCGGACCGCGCCCGGTCTCGCGCGTTTATACCCTGCGCAGCTTCGACCCCGAAACCCGGCGCACCGAGATCGACTTCGTGCTGCATGACGACGACACGCCCGCGATGCGCTGGCTGAACGCGGCCGGGCCGGGAACCGAGGTGATGATCACCGGCCCGCGCCCCCATGCGGGCACGTTCCAGCGCCCCGGCCATCCCTCGGCGGTCTTCGCCGATGAAACCGCCGTTCCGGCTTTGGTCACCATCCTTGCGGCCTGGCCCAAGGACGCGCCGGGGCTGGTCGTGGTCGAGAGCGCCGACCGCGCCGCTTTCGACGAGCTGGTGATCCCGGCAGGAGTCGAGGCCCGGCTGATCCTGCGCGCCCCGGACGAGCCCGCAGGCGCAAGCGGCCATCTGATCCGCGCGGCAAAAGCGCTCGATCCGGCGCAAGACTGGACGATCTGGGCAGCGGGCGAGCGCGTCGAAATGCGCGAGATCCGCAGCCATTTCCTCGCCGCCGGGATCGCGCGCGGCCATCTCTTTGTCGAGGGCTATTGGAAACGCGGCACCAGCAGCACCGACATCGACCGCGCGCGTCTGGCCCATTACGAGGCTCTGGTCGCGGCGGGCAAGGGGCTCGCCGAATTCGAGGATTCGGAGCTCGCGCTCTGA
- a CDS encoding TonB-dependent receptor, whose product MPSHHQIAPITGVSLLALCTALAAGPALAQDADTITLETVVITGENLTRDLKETPTSVTVIGAGEIEQEKQGKGSITEVVQGTANVIYPDNVSLPIIRGIDAQGPHNGATAFFGGTVPRATINLDGHYLSYNEAFFSGTTTWDVESVEVFRGPQTTSQGANAIAGAIMVRTKDPSFTPEAGYQLEAGSYNQRRASLMWSGPIAEDLAARVALDYSARDTFIKYTHPAFLQNGTDQDFLSKNARLKLLWTPKEITGLEVKLTYAHNASNRPTYEAAAEPFDKLEHRSNTMPSWDQRTNTGILDIGYDMGNGFKITSQSQYSKSAVARHTGIVDGGDAYVDTRNASNETRLTYGLPEDQFSAVAGIYYARTHQDEELQLAGRFGNRSNFDDRKTNLGIFAEANWRLAEQWTLSGGLRYQEDQIRRKGTSSMSAVSVDFDTTYSKLLPKLSLAYDATPDWTLGAMVSRGYNPGGVSLNFTTGQWGEFKEESIWNYELFTRASLMEDRLFLTGNLFYMDFRNAQYNIPVEISPGNYQSYTINAEKAKSYGFEVSADYQVTEALMLRASAGALKTRISEISSNAALQGNEFARSPGFTLALGANWDVNDRFQLGGQVRHVDGYYSDTANTAIYAVDGYTIADVHASYKVRNGVELYGYVNNLFNERAAVSKQNNRGIGGIEASMTSPRMIGLGLRGTF is encoded by the coding sequence ATGCCATCACATCACCAAATTGCGCCGATCACCGGGGTCAGTCTTCTGGCCCTTTGCACCGCTCTGGCGGCCGGGCCTGCCTTGGCGCAGGATGCCGATACGATCACGCTTGAGACCGTCGTCATCACCGGCGAGAACCTGACCCGCGATCTCAAGGAGACGCCGACCTCGGTCACCGTCATCGGTGCGGGCGAGATCGAGCAGGAAAAGCAGGGCAAGGGCAGCATCACCGAGGTCGTTCAGGGCACGGCCAATGTGATCTATCCCGACAACGTCAGCCTGCCGATCATTCGCGGCATCGACGCGCAGGGGCCGCATAACGGCGCGACCGCGTTTTTCGGCGGCACCGTGCCGCGCGCGACGATCAACCTCGACGGCCATTATCTCAGCTATAACGAGGCGTTTTTCAGCGGCACCACGACTTGGGATGTCGAAAGCGTCGAGGTGTTTCGCGGGCCGCAAACCACCTCGCAAGGGGCCAATGCAATCGCGGGCGCGATCATGGTGCGCACCAAGGATCCGAGCTTCACGCCCGAGGCGGGCTATCAGCTCGAGGCGGGCAGCTACAACCAGCGCCGCGCCTCGCTGATGTGGTCGGGGCCGATTGCCGAAGATCTCGCGGCGCGGGTGGCGCTGGATTATTCGGCGCGCGACACCTTCATCAAATACACCCATCCCGCCTTCCTGCAAAACGGCACGGATCAGGATTTCCTGTCCAAGAATGCGCGGCTGAAACTGCTGTGGACGCCCAAGGAAATCACCGGGCTCGAGGTCAAGCTGACCTATGCGCATAACGCGTCGAACCGCCCGACCTATGAGGCGGCGGCCGAGCCTTTCGACAAGCTTGAGCATCGCTCGAACACCATGCCGAGCTGGGATCAGCGCACCAATACCGGCATTCTCGATATCGGCTATGACATGGGGAATGGCTTCAAGATCACCAGCCAGAGCCAATATTCGAAAAGCGCGGTTGCCCGTCACACCGGGATCGTCGATGGCGGCGACGCCTATGTCGATACGCGCAATGCCTCGAACGAGACGCGGCTGACCTATGGCCTGCCCGAGGACCAATTCAGCGCTGTCGCCGGGATCTATTACGCCCGCACCCATCAGGATGAAGAGCTGCAACTGGCGGGCCGTTTCGGCAATCGCTCGAATTTCGATGACCGCAAGACCAATCTTGGCATCTTTGCCGAGGCGAATTGGCGGCTGGCCGAGCAATGGACGCTGAGCGGCGGGCTGCGCTATCAAGAGGATCAGATCCGCCGCAAGGGCACCTCGTCGATGAGCGCGGTCTCGGTTGATTTCGACACGACCTACAGCAAGCTGCTGCCGAAACTGTCGCTCGCCTATGATGCGACGCCGGACTGGACCTTGGGCGCGATGGTCAGCCGGGGCTATAACCCGGGCGGGGTCTCGCTGAACTTCACCACCGGGCAATGGGGCGAGTTCAAGGAAGAATCGATCTGGAACTACGAGCTTTTTACCCGCGCGAGCCTGATGGAGGACCGGCTGTTTTTGACCGGAAACCTCTTCTACATGGATTTCCGCAACGCCCAGTATAACATTCCGGTCGAGATCTCTCCGGGCAATTACCAATCCTATACGATCAACGCCGAAAAGGCGAAATCCTATGGGTTCGAGGTCTCGGCGGATTATCAGGTGACCGAGGCTTTGATGCTGCGCGCCAGTGCCGGGGCGCTCAAGACGCGGATTTCCGAAATCAGCTCGAATGCCGCGCTTCAGGGCAATGAATTCGCCCGCTCGCCCGGCTTTACGCTGGCGCTTGGCGCGAATTGGGATGTGAATGACCGCTTCCAGCTCGGCGGTCAGGTCCGCCATGTCGATGGCTATTATTCGGACACCGCCAATACCGCGATCTATGCGGTTGACGGCTATACGATTGCGGATGTTCATGCGAGCTACAAGGTCCGCAACGGCGTCGAGCTTTATGGCTATGTGAACAACCTCTTCAACGAGCGCGCGGCGGTCTCGAAGCAGAACAACCGCGGGATCGGCGGGATCGAGGCCTCGATGACCTCGCCCCGGATGATCGGCCTTGGGCTGCGCGGCACGTTCTAA
- a CDS encoding ABC transporter ATP-binding protein, whose product MTDRLCAEDVTLSYESREISRGLRLAIADGGFTVIVGPNACGKSTLLRALARLLPPVAGRVVLDGCDIHTFPAREVARRLGLLPQSATAPDGITVADLVARGRFPHQRFLRQWSPEDAAAVASAMAATGVADFAERPVSELSGGQRQRVWIAMVLAQDTPILLLDEPTTFLDIAHQIELMELLADLHAEGRTVVAVLHDLNQACRYATRLVAMKEGRILAEGAPEAVMTPALVEEVFGLAALVLPDPVAGTPMVVPRGRDRTRAGQQAGLAQAG is encoded by the coding sequence ATGACCGACCGACTTTGCGCCGAAGACGTTACCCTCAGCTACGAATCGCGTGAGATTTCGCGCGGGCTGCGTCTGGCGATCGCCGATGGCGGCTTCACCGTGATCGTCGGGCCGAATGCCTGCGGCAAGTCGACCCTGCTGCGCGCCTTGGCGCGACTTTTGCCGCCGGTCGCGGGGCGCGTGGTGCTGGATGGGTGCGACATTCACACCTTTCCGGCGCGTGAGGTGGCGCGTCGTCTGGGGCTTTTGCCGCAAAGCGCGACCGCGCCCGACGGCATCACCGTCGCCGATCTGGTGGCGCGTGGGCGCTTCCCTCATCAGCGGTTTTTGCGGCAATGGTCGCCCGAGGATGCCGCAGCGGTTGCCTCCGCCATGGCGGCGACCGGGGTTGCGGATTTCGCCGAGCGTCCGGTTTCCGAGCTCTCGGGCGGGCAGCGCCAGCGGGTCTGGATCGCGATGGTTCTGGCGCAGGACACGCCGATCCTGCTGCTCGACGAGCCGACCACTTTTCTCGACATCGCCCATCAGATCGAGCTGATGGAGCTGCTTGCCGATCTTCATGCCGAGGGCCGGACCGTGGTCGCGGTGCTGCATGATCTCAATCAGGCCTGCCGCTATGCGACGCGGCTGGTGGCGATGAAAGAGGGTCGAATTCTGGCCGAAGGCGCGCCCGAGGCGGTGATGACGCCTGCGCTGGTCGAAGAGGTCTTCGGCCTTGCGGCGCTGGTCCTGCCCGATCCGGTGGCGGGCACGCCGATGGTCGTGCCGCGGGGGCGCGACCGGACGCGCGCGGGGCAGCAGGCCGGGCTGGCGCAGGCGGGTTAA
- a CDS encoding ABC transporter permease translates to MLRFILADLGRLKAGSAVVVLLIALAVALGVGVTLQERALRLGSARAADKFDLVIGAPASETQLVLSTVFLQPAALPLVSGAILAELQGDPRVAWAAPVGFGDFHDGAPVIGTTTRLITETAPGFAEGRTFAAEGEAVVGAMVALAVGDTITPTHGELRQGGHGHDGVAYRVTGKLKPTGTAWDRAILVPIQAVWHVHGLEAGHDHDHDHADAAAPDHDHEHEAAGFDPDAPLEENLQGAEMPGVPAILVKPASIADAYRLRQDYRADPRSMAVFPAEVLTSLYGTLGDARQVLVAVAAGAQALVGAALLLVTLTHISQRRRQIGALRALGAPRGAIFLLVWTELFALIACGTLLGLAGGYLAARLLSAAISAEQGFTLPVELASSDFAGLGVLLGVAAVLAALPAFIAYRQSPVASLRG, encoded by the coding sequence ATGCTGCGTTTCATCCTTGCCGATCTCGGGCGGCTCAAGGCCGGTTCGGCGGTCGTGGTGTTGTTGATCGCACTCGCGGTGGCCTTGGGCGTCGGCGTGACCCTGCAAGAGCGCGCGCTGCGGCTGGGCTCGGCGCGGGCGGCGGATAAGTTCGATCTGGTGATCGGCGCGCCCGCGAGCGAGACGCAGCTCGTGCTCTCGACGGTCTTTCTGCAACCGGCGGCGCTGCCTTTGGTCTCGGGCGCGATTCTGGCCGAGCTGCAAGGCGATCCGCGCGTGGCTTGGGCTGCGCCGGTGGGCTTTGGCGATTTCCATGACGGCGCGCCGGTGATCGGCACGACGACGCGGCTGATTACGGAGACCGCGCCGGGCTTTGCCGAGGGCCGCACCTTTGCCGCCGAGGGCGAGGCCGTGGTCGGCGCCATGGTCGCGCTGGCGGTGGGGGACACGATCACGCCCACCCATGGCGAATTGCGTCAGGGCGGTCACGGCCATGACGGCGTCGCCTATCGCGTTACCGGCAAGCTCAAGCCGACCGGAACCGCATGGGACCGCGCCATTCTGGTGCCGATCCAAGCGGTCTGGCATGTCCATGGCCTTGAGGCTGGGCATGACCACGACCATGACCACGCCGATGCGGCGGCACCCGACCACGACCACGAGCATGAGGCCGCGGGGTTCGACCCGGACGCGCCGCTCGAGGAAAACCTGCAAGGCGCTGAGATGCCCGGCGTGCCCGCCATTCTGGTCAAGCCCGCGAGCATCGCCGATGCCTATCGGCTGCGGCAGGACTATCGCGCCGATCCGCGCAGCATGGCGGTCTTTCCCGCCGAGGTGCTGACCAGCCTTTACGGAACCTTGGGCGATGCGCGTCAGGTGCTGGTGGCGGTCGCGGCGGGCGCGCAGGCGCTGGTCGGCGCGGCGCTTTTGCTGGTCACGCTGACCCATATCAGCCAGCGCCGCCGCCAGATCGGCGCGCTGCGTGCGCTTGGTGCGCCGCGCGGCGCGATCTTTCTTCTGGTCTGGACCGAGCTCTTCGCGCTGATCGCCTGCGGCACGCTTCTGGGACTGGCGGGCGGCTATCTTGCGGCGCGGCTCTTGTCAGCGGCGATCTCGGCCGAGCAAGGCTTCACGCTACCGGTCGAGCTTGCGAGCTCGGATTTCGCGGGGCTTGGGGTGCTGCTGGGGGTCGCGGCGGTTCTTGCCGCGCTGCCCGCCTTCATCGCCTATCGGCAATCCCCGGTCGCCAGCCTGCGCGGCTAA
- a CDS encoding FecCD family ABC transporter permease, protein MGLFALLVLGFLGLATGSRPIPPGTALAALFHHDPSNDLHLIVSVLRIPRTLLAMLVGAALGLAGALMQAATRNPLAEPGLLGISAGASVAVILAIAAFQLHNMAGYVWFGMLGAGLAGAAVFLLGRAHLSGTDPVRLVLAGAGISVVLGAVTGLVIMNAPLSVLDNFRNWAAGSVEGRDMGAVAVMAVALACGGGLALALAGPLNALALGQELGQTLGVRPARIWALTCLAVMVLAGPATAAAGPIGFIGLVAPHLARMAGGPDYRWILPLSALFAASLLLGADVIGRVLAPPSEIAAGIIATLIGGPFFVWTVRKFRLARL, encoded by the coding sequence TTGGGGCTTTTCGCGCTGCTGGTGCTGGGCTTTCTCGGCCTTGCCACCGGCTCGCGTCCGATCCCGCCCGGAACGGCGCTCGCCGCGCTCTTTCACCACGACCCGAGCAATGACCTGCATCTGATCGTCTCGGTTCTGCGCATCCCGCGCACGCTTCTGGCGATGCTTGTCGGCGCCGCGCTTGGCCTTGCCGGAGCCCTCATGCAGGCCGCGACCCGCAATCCTTTGGCCGAGCCCGGCCTTCTGGGGATCAGCGCGGGTGCCTCGGTCGCGGTCATTCTGGCCATCGCCGCCTTTCAGCTACATAACATGGCCGGCTACGTCTGGTTCGGGATGCTGGGCGCGGGGCTGGCCGGAGCGGCGGTCTTTCTGCTCGGGCGCGCGCATCTCTCGGGCACCGATCCGGTGCGGCTGGTGCTGGCGGGGGCCGGGATCTCGGTGGTTCTGGGCGCGGTGACCGGGCTTGTCATTATGAACGCGCCGCTCTCGGTGCTCGACAATTTCCGCAACTGGGCCGCCGGATCGGTCGAGGGCCGCGACATGGGCGCGGTCGCGGTCATGGCCGTGGCGCTTGCCTGCGGCGGCGGGCTCGCGCTCGCGTTGGCGGGGCCGCTCAATGCTTTGGCCTTGGGCCAAGAGCTTGGCCAGACGCTGGGAGTGCGGCCCGCGCGGATCTGGGCGCTGACCTGTTTGGCGGTGATGGTGCTGGCCGGTCCGGCCACAGCGGCGGCGGGTCCGATCGGCTTTATCGGTCTGGTCGCACCCCATCTTGCCCGCATGGCCGGAGGCCCGGATTATCGCTGGATCCTGCCGCTATCCGCGCTGTTTGCCGCGAGCCTGCTTCTGGGCGCGGATGTGATCGGGCGCGTGCTCGCGCCGCCCTCGGAAATCGCCGCCGGGATCATCGCCACGCTGATCGGCGGGCCGTTCTTTGTCTGGACGGTGCGCAAATTCCGGCTGGCGCGGCTATGA
- the fepB gene encoding Fe2+-enterobactin ABC transporter substrate-binding protein, translating to MARAFSLTGLALFAALCLGLPAQAEEGWPRSLPDELGTVELAAPPQRIVSTAPSLTGILLAMEVPLTASTATTRSYLTDDKGFFTQWAEVADARGVTVLYPNLQFDLEALILAEPDLVVASTTGADSITAYLPALREQDLTVISLNYAKHSWQDLARLLGRATGHEAGAEAAIRRFGDQISELAAGMAVPPGKVTIVGYNLGGSYSIGRPESPHAHVLEGLGFRVVGLPADRRAEVSRSTDFDFVSHENLPGAITGETVFLMSADDNAVTAFLADPVLANLPAVRAGRVYALGPSSFRIDYYSGLELAHRVAPHFAK from the coding sequence ATGGCCCGCGCGTTTTCCCTGACCGGCCTTGCGCTTTTTGCCGCGCTTTGTCTTGGCCTGCCCGCGCAGGCCGAGGAGGGCTGGCCGCGCAGCCTCCCCGATGAGCTCGGCACGGTTGAGCTGGCCGCGCCCCCTCAGCGTATCGTCTCGACCGCGCCCAGCCTGACCGGCATCCTGCTCGCGATGGAGGTGCCGCTGACCGCCTCGACCGCGACCACGCGCAGCTATCTGACGGATGACAAAGGATTTTTCACGCAATGGGCCGAGGTCGCCGATGCGCGCGGCGTCACGGTGCTCTACCCCAATCTGCAATTCGACCTCGAGGCGCTCATTCTGGCCGAGCCGGATCTGGTCGTGGCCTCGACCACCGGCGCGGACAGCATCACCGCCTATCTGCCCGCCCTGCGCGAGCAGGATCTGACGGTGATCTCGCTCAATTATGCCAAGCACAGCTGGCAGGATCTGGCGCGCCTTCTGGGCCGCGCCACCGGCCATGAGGCCGGGGCCGAGGCGGCGATCCGGCGCTTTGGCGATCAGATCTCCGAACTGGCGGCGGGCATGGCCGTGCCGCCGGGCAAGGTCACCATTGTCGGCTATAATCTCGGCGGCAGCTATTCGATTGGGCGACCGGAAAGCCCCCATGCCCATGTGTTGGAAGGTCTGGGCTTTCGCGTCGTGGGCCTGCCCGCCGATCGCCGGGCCGAGGTCTCGCGCTCGACCGATTTCGATTTCGTCTCGCATGAGAACCTGCCCGGCGCGATCACCGGCGAGACGGTTTTCCTGATGAGCGCCGATGACAACGCCGTCACGGCCTTTCTCGCCGATCCGGTTTTGGCCAACCTGCCCGCAGTGCGCGCGGGCCGGGTCTATGCGCTGGGGCCGTCGTCCTTTCGCATCGATTATTATTCCGGGCTCGAACTCGCCCACCGGGTCGCGCCGCATTTCGCGAAATGA
- a CDS encoding IclR family transcriptional regulator — protein MDEFELFPDEGADAGGARRSSTIQSVSVAAGFLNILARAGTDLPLAELARRSGAGRSTAHRYMQSLVKEGLARQDPETGHYDLGAAALSIGLSALKRIEPVEIAARAMKELTRSHPMGGGVAVWTERGPVLVRWYKSPYFALNPVSLGDILPVDNSACGLVFQAFLPQPAIDMARGFQPAAFRGSIAQAARLDEIRRDHWIELTSHLLAGVTGQAAPVFDAQGELACVITTIADFTRPHEPEERRALYDIALRLRAEIARPAENPA, from the coding sequence ATGGACGAATTCGAACTCTTCCCCGATGAGGGCGCCGATGCAGGCGGCGCGCGGCGCTCGAGCACGATCCAGTCGGTCTCGGTTGCGGCGGGTTTTCTCAATATCCTTGCGCGCGCAGGCACCGATCTGCCGCTGGCCGAGCTGGCGCGGCGCTCCGGCGCGGGCCGCTCGACCGCGCATCGCTATATGCAAAGCCTCGTGAAAGAGGGGCTGGCACGGCAGGACCCCGAAACCGGCCATTACGATCTGGGTGCGGCGGCGCTGAGCATCGGGCTGAGCGCGCTCAAGCGGATCGAGCCGGTCGAAATCGCCGCCCGCGCCATGAAAGAGCTGACGCGCAGCCACCCCATGGGCGGCGGCGTCGCGGTCTGGACCGAACGCGGCCCGGTGCTGGTGCGCTGGTATAAAAGTCCGTATTTCGCGCTCAATCCGGTCTCGCTCGGCGATATCCTCCCGGTCGACAACAGCGCCTGCGGGTTGGTGTTTCAGGCCTTCCTGCCACAGCCCGCCATCGACATGGCGCGCGGCTTTCAGCCCGCCGCCTTTCGCGGCAGCATCGCCCAGGCGGCAAGGCTGGACGAGATCCGGCGCGATCACTGGATCGAGCTGACCAGCCATCTGCTGGCCGGCGTGACCGGGCAGGCCGCGCCGGTTTTTGACGCGCAGGGCGAACTTGCCTGCGTCATCACCACCATCGCCGACTTCACCCGCCCGCATGAGCCGGAGGAGCGACGCGCGCTTTATGATATCGCGCTGCGCCTGCGCGCCGAGATCGCGCGACCTGCGGAAAACCCGGCCTAA
- a CDS encoding FecCD family ABC transporter permease, which translates to MSAAPLRVLRLGPLSLLWRPRAVLVGLALCGAVLVLALLLLGTGTLKLSPPEVIAALTGHSEDATARRMVQRIRLPRLLTGALVGMALGMAGAVFQSISRNPLGSPDLIGFTTGAATGAIVQIILFNAGPFETALAAALSGIVVAALVLALSRRGRGRGRGGGRGDSGGSYLLVLVGIGIGAILSGVNSVLLVMGDLDQAAVAQQWLSGSLNTRSWAHVWPLALGLGLIAPVVIWHARRLSALEMGDDMARQLGIPAERLRMTMVLAAVGLTSLATAAAGPIAFIALAAPQLARRLTRAPEVPVILAALMGAALLMAADLLSQRLPLRLNLPIGLMTGFLGGLYLIFTLMRGRSR; encoded by the coding sequence ATGAGCGCCGCGCCCCTGCGCGTGCTGCGCCTTGGCCCGCTCTCGCTCTTGTGGCGACCGCGCGCGGTGTTGGTTGGGCTCGCGCTCTGCGGCGCGGTGCTGGTCCTTGCGCTGCTGCTTCTGGGGACCGGCACGCTGAAGCTCTCGCCGCCCGAGGTCATCGCGGCGCTGACCGGCCACTCCGAGGACGCGACCGCGCGGCGCATGGTCCAGCGCATCCGCCTGCCCCGATTGCTGACCGGCGCGCTGGTCGGCATGGCGCTTGGCATGGCGGGGGCGGTCTTTCAGTCGATCTCGCGCAATCCGCTTGGCTCGCCCGATCTGATCGGCTTCACGACCGGGGCCGCGACCGGCGCCATCGTCCAGATCATCCTGTTCAACGCGGGCCCGTTCGAGACCGCCTTGGCCGCCGCCTTGTCCGGGATCGTGGTGGCGGCGCTGGTGCTTGCGCTGTCGCGCCGGGGGCGGGGCCGGGGCCGGGGTGGCGGGCGCGGAGACAGCGGCGGCAGCTATCTGCTGGTCCTCGTCGGCATCGGCATCGGCGCGATCCTGTCGGGGGTGAACTCGGTTCTGCTGGTCATGGGCGACCTCGATCAGGCCGCCGTGGCGCAGCAATGGCTCTCTGGCTCGCTCAACACCCGCAGCTGGGCCCATGTCTGGCCGCTGGCGCTGGGATTGGGGCTGATCGCGCCGGTGGTGATCTGGCACGCGCGGCGGCTGTCGGCGCTGGAAATGGGCGATGACATGGCGCGTCAGCTGGGCATCCCGGCCGAGCGGCTGCGCATGACCATGGTGCTGGCCGCTGTCGGGCTGACCTCGCTGGCGACCGCCGCCGCCGGACCGATCGCCTTCATCGCGCTGGCCGCGCCGCAACTGGCCCGCCGCCTGACCCGCGCGCCCGAGGTGCCGGTGATCCTCGCCGCGCTGATGGGAGCCGCGCTCTTGATGGCGGCCGATCTTCTGAGCCAGCGCCTGCCGCTGCGGCTGAACCTGCCGATTGGGTTGATGACCGGCTTTCTCGGCGGGCTTTACCTGATCTTTACCCTGATGCGCGGCAGATCGCGCTAG